The DNA segment CGTCTGAATAATACCCAGGCTGATCCTGATGATATTGATCATTTATCAAACCGCAGGATCAGAGCTGTCGGTGAATTAATTCAAAACAAATTCAGAATCGGTTTGGCGCGCATGGAAAGAATTGTGCGCGATAAAATGAGCACTATTGATATTGAATCAATGACGCCTGGCAAATTAGTTAATGCCAAGCCAGTCATGGGCGTGGTAAAAGAATTTTTCATGTCTTCTCAGCTTTCACAATTTATGGATCAGACCAATCCTTTGGCAGAGCTTGAGCACAAAAGAAGAATTTCAGCCATGGGTCCCGGCGGTTTATCGCGCGAAAGAGCAGGCTTTGAAGTGCGTGATGTGCATACCACCCATTATGGCAGAATCTGTCCGATTGCCACGCCTGAAGGACCAAATATTGGCTTGGTCGGCCATTTGGCCAGCTATGCCAAAGTCAATGAATATGGTTTTATTGAAACGCCATATCGTCCGGTTGAAAGAATTGCTGAAGAAGAAATCAAAGATCCTGAAACAAATAAAGTAATTATTAAAAAAGGCCAGGTAATACCCAAAGTGATTATTGATAAATTAAGGGCTAAAAATATACCTTTCAAAGCCAAAGCCAGAGTGACTGATACGCATCTTTATTTAAATGCTTTGCAAGAAGAAAGATCAATCACTACTGCGGCCACTACGCCAATTGATGACCAGGGCTATTTTAAATTAGAAAAAGCAGAAGTTAGAAAGTTTGGCAAACCTGACGTGGAATCAGTTGAGCAGATAGATTATATGGATGTGGCCTCAAACCAAATTATCAGCGTTTCTACCTCCTGCATTCCATTTTTAGAACATGATGATGCGGTCAGAGCCTTGATGGGCACAAACATGCAACGTCAGGCAGTGCCTTGCATTCGTCCGGTGCCGCCTTTAGTCGGAACTGGCATCGAAGCCATGGCGGCTTTTTATTCCGGCCACATCGCGATTAGCGAAGTTAATGGCAAGGTCACCAAAGCTGATGGCGGCCAGATTGAACTTTTGGGCGACAATGGCGAGATAAAATATTTTGATTTGAATAAATTTGAAAGATCAAATGCTTCCACTTGCATTAACCAGCATCCGATTGTAAATGTTGGAGACAGAGTTAAAAAAGGGCAAATACTTTCTGACGGGCCGGCCATTAGCGAAGGCGAGCTGTCTTTGGGCCAAAATGTTTTGGTGGCGTTTATGGCTTGGGGAGGCTACAATTATGAAGATGCAATTGTGCTTTCAGAAAGAGTGGTCCAAAAAGATTATTATACTTCTATTCATATAGAAAATTATCAAGTTGAAGTCCGTGAAACAAAATTAGGTCCGGAAGTTGTGACAGCTGATATTCCCAATATCGGCGAAGAAAAATTAAACAATTTAGATGAAACCGGCATTATCCGCATCGGAGCAGAAGTTGCTTCCGGCGATATTTTAGTCGGCAAAATTACGCCTAAAGGTGAAACAGAGCTTTCGGCTGAGGAAAAATTATTAAGGGCGATTTTCGGCGAAAAGGCCAGGGATGTGAGAGACAGCTCATTATATCTGGAACACGGCGATCATGGAAAAGTGATTGATATTAAAATATTTTCTCAGGAAAAAGGCGACAAATTATCGCCAGGCGTGACCCAGATGGTTCAGGTTTCAGTGGCTGATTTGCGCAAAGTCCAGGTGGGCGATAAAATGGCTGGCCGCCACGGCAACAAAGGCATTATTTCTAAGATTGTGTCGGTTGAAGATATGCCGTTTTTGGAAGATGGCACGCCAATTGATATTATTTTAAGTCCTTTGGGCGTTGTCTCCCGTATGAACCTGGGCCAGATTTTAGAAACACATTTAGGCTTGGCTGTTAAAAAATTAGGCTTTAAAATTGCCAGCCCGGTTCTCTTTGGCGTCCACGAAGAACAGATAAAAGAATTGCTGGTTGAAGCAGGCTATCCATCAGACGGCAAACTAACATTATTTGACGGCAAGACTGGAGAGCCTTTTTCCCAAAAAGTCACGATTGGCCAGAAATATATGCTGAAATTAAATCACATGGTTGAAGATAAAATTCATCAAAGATCAATCGGCCCATATTCTTTAATCACTCAGCAGCCTTTGGGAGGCA comes from the Patescibacteria group bacterium genome and includes:
- a CDS encoding DNA-directed RNA polymerase subunit beta, with the protein product MSTKKSLVKTLPKMGERRFLASFKEVLPLPDLVEIQKTSYDWFLKQGLRELFDEISPIKDFGGRNLELSFKDYYLDEPKFDEKTSRQKNITFEAPLRVKAVLINKKDKGKKEQEIYLGDFPIMTNRGTFIINGIERAVVSQIIRSAGVFFTSNYLRGKRFYGAKIIPNRGAWLEIETDSNNVLWVKIDRKRKVAVTALLRAFGFSGDEEILNLFKDADTNPGVKYIQSTLEKDISKNQDEGLIEVYKRIRPGDLATADNAKSLIYSMFFRFERYDFSKVGRYKINQRFNYDIPNTPETRILRREDLIDIIKEIIRLNNTQADPDDIDHLSNRRIRAVGELIQNKFRIGLARMERIVRDKMSTIDIESMTPGKLVNAKPVMGVVKEFFMSSQLSQFMDQTNPLAELEHKRRISAMGPGGLSRERAGFEVRDVHTTHYGRICPIATPEGPNIGLVGHLASYAKVNEYGFIETPYRPVERIAEEEIKDPETNKVIIKKGQVIPKVIIDKLRAKNIPFKAKARVTDTHLYLNALQEERSITTAATTPIDDQGYFKLEKAEVRKFGKPDVESVEQIDYMDVASNQIISVSTSCIPFLEHDDAVRALMGTNMQRQAVPCIRPVPPLVGTGIEAMAAFYSGHIAISEVNGKVTKADGGQIELLGDNGEIKYFDLNKFERSNASTCINQHPIVNVGDRVKKGQILSDGPAISEGELSLGQNVLVAFMAWGGYNYEDAIVLSERVVQKDYYTSIHIENYQVEVRETKLGPEVVTADIPNIGEEKLNNLDETGIIRIGAEVASGDILVGKITPKGETELSAEEKLLRAIFGEKARDVRDSSLYLEHGDHGKVIDIKIFSQEKGDKLSPGVTQMVQVSVADLRKVQVGDKMAGRHGNKGIISKIVSVEDMPFLEDGTPIDIILSPLGVVSRMNLGQILETHLGLAVKKLGFKIASPVLFGVHEEQIKELLVEAGYPSDGKLTLFDGKTGEPFSQKVTIGQKYMLKLNHMVEDKIHQRSIGPYSLITQQPLGGKAQFGGQRFGEMEVWALEGYGAAHTLQEILTIKSDDVPGRSKAYESIIKGEPIKKLNIPESFNVLVRELKGLGLDVELLKDGEPITEPRKKTGKRGEEEI